A window of the Bacteriovorax sp. PP10 genome harbors these coding sequences:
- the sucB gene encoding 2-oxoglutarate dehydrogenase, E2 component, dihydrolipoamide succinyltransferase, whose protein sequence is MRHEIVMPQMGESITTGTITKWHKNVGDKIELDETLLEISTDKVESEIPSPISGVIVEILFKEGETVDVQKLIAVIEDDAAAAASKPGATAPHPNSAPSAPVAQASAPATSGGERHEIVMPQMGESITTGTITKWHKAVGDKIEVDETLLEISTDKVESEIPSPYAGTVLELLYKEGDTVDIQKLIAVIGDAGAVASAKPAAAAPVASTQATVTTAAPKAAAPAAAQTHDDRFYTPLVKAMAKEAGVPLSELANLKGTGAAGRVNKADFEAYVAGGRKSAGSAAPVAQATSSAPKAAAPSAPASFTPAYGKGERVEIVPMTNIRKTIARNMQQSKLTAPHVNSIDEVDMTNLVKFREGFKKQFEKEEGFALTYTHFILYAIVQALKEFPIVNSSVDGDNIVYKKDINLGCAVAVPGQGLVVPVIKGADNLNLRGLARALDVLVTKAKAKKLTMEDMSGGTYTFTNNGSFGILAATPVILQPQVAIFCVGTIAKRPIVTKDDAIAIRQMMYATHTYDHRVIDGDVGSKFLRHVINTLQTMDPSGLF, encoded by the coding sequence TACTGATAAAGTAGAATCAGAAATTCCTTCACCAATTAGTGGAGTGATTGTCGAAATCCTTTTCAAAGAAGGCGAGACAGTTGACGTTCAAAAGTTAATTGCAGTTATTGAAGACGATGCGGCAGCAGCAGCTTCAAAACCAGGAGCGACAGCTCCGCACCCCAACTCCGCACCAAGCGCACCAGTTGCTCAAGCATCTGCACCAGCAACATCTGGTGGAGAAAGACACGAAATCGTTATGCCTCAAATGGGTGAATCAATTACAACTGGAACAATCACTAAATGGCATAAAGCAGTTGGAGATAAAATCGAAGTAGACGAAACTCTACTTGAAATCTCAACTGATAAAGTAGAATCAGAAATTCCTTCACCATACGCAGGAACTGTTCTTGAACTTCTTTATAAAGAAGGTGACACGGTTGATATTCAAAAGTTAATTGCAGTTATTGGAGATGCCGGAGCAGTAGCTTCAGCAAAACCAGCGGCAGCAGCACCAGTAGCATCAACTCAAGCAACTGTTACAACTGCGGCTCCAAAAGCAGCGGCACCAGCAGCAGCACAAACTCACGACGACAGATTCTACACTCCACTTGTTAAAGCAATGGCGAAAGAAGCTGGAGTTCCACTTTCTGAGCTAGCGAACCTTAAAGGGACGGGAGCAGCAGGAAGAGTAAATAAAGCAGACTTCGAAGCATACGTAGCAGGCGGACGCAAATCTGCAGGATCTGCAGCACCAGTTGCTCAAGCAACTTCTTCAGCTCCAAAAGCAGCAGCACCATCAGCACCAGCTTCTTTCACACCGGCATACGGAAAAGGTGAGAGAGTTGAAATCGTTCCAATGACTAACATCAGAAAGACGATTGCTAGAAACATGCAACAATCAAAACTTACTGCTCCACACGTTAACTCAATCGACGAAGTTGATATGACTAACCTTGTGAAGTTCAGAGAAGGATTCAAGAAGCAATTTGAGAAAGAAGAGGGATTCGCTCTTACTTACACTCACTTCATTCTATACGCTATCGTTCAAGCTCTAAAAGAATTCCCAATCGTGAACTCTTCTGTTGATGGCGATAACATTGTTTACAAAAAAGATATCAACCTTGGATGTGCTGTAGCAGTTCCAGGACAAGGTCTTGTTGTTCCAGTTATCAAAGGTGCAGATAATCTTAACCTTCGTGGTCTTGCTCGCGCTCTAGATGTACTAGTTACAAAAGCAAAAGCTAAGAAATTAACTATGGAAGACATGTCAGGTGGAACTTATACTTTCACAAACAATGGTTCATTCGGAATCCTTGCTGCAACTCCAGTTATTCTTCAACCACAAGTAGCTATCTTCTGTGTTGGTACAATTGCAAAACGTCCAATCGTAACGAAAGACGATGCAATCGCTATCCGCCAAATGATGTACGCAACTCATACTTACGACCATAGAGTTATCGATGGTGATGTTGGATCTAAATTCCTTCGCCATGTAATCAACACTCTTCAAACGATGGACCCATCAGGATTATTTTAA
- a CDS encoding glycosyltransferase family protein: MSKKISGFTFIKNGLTLGYPILESVLSIEPICDEVIINVGFDDKELTKDDGTYAYLKENLKGDKYKFVTSWWDPSITKSGLILSQQTNIALEQCTGDYCQYIQGDECVHEDDLKYILDGVEQMEKDKSIDGLIFNYMHFYGNVDTYKYTRNLYRREVRLVRNHKGIKSWLDAQGFRAADDTKIKARLIPARIFHYGWARAQQVMKKKIQVFDTFYHGQDHGRQVGQKEFEYQRNWGLKKFKKTHPKVMSKWIEKNKNPIDLMALPLTLDWNVPGLMFTDSIEAVTGYRLGEYKNYRRV; the protein is encoded by the coding sequence ATGTCTAAAAAAATCTCAGGTTTTACATTTATAAAAAACGGTCTCACTCTCGGGTATCCAATACTCGAGAGTGTACTTTCAATTGAGCCTATCTGCGATGAAGTCATCATCAATGTAGGCTTCGACGACAAAGAACTCACTAAAGACGACGGAACATACGCTTACCTGAAAGAAAATCTTAAAGGTGATAAGTATAAATTCGTAACGAGCTGGTGGGACCCGAGTATTACGAAATCTGGATTAATTCTTTCTCAACAAACAAACATCGCTCTTGAGCAATGTACAGGCGATTACTGCCAATACATCCAAGGCGACGAATGTGTTCACGAAGACGATTTAAAATACATTTTAGACGGCGTAGAGCAGATGGAAAAAGATAAGAGCATTGATGGCCTTATTTTTAACTACATGCACTTCTACGGCAACGTGGACACTTATAAGTACACTCGTAATCTTTATCGCCGCGAAGTGCGCCTGGTGAGAAATCACAAAGGCATCAAATCGTGGCTAGATGCTCAAGGTTTCCGTGCTGCTGATGATACAAAAATAAAAGCTCGTTTAATCCCAGCTCGCATTTTCCATTACGGATGGGCACGTGCTCAACAAGTAATGAAGAAGAAGATTCAAGTTTTCGACACTTTCTATCATGGCCAGGATCATGGCAGACAAGTTGGTCAAAAAGAATTTGAGTACCAAAGAAACTGGGGACTAAAGAAATTCAAAAAAACTCACCCAAAAGTCATGAGCAAATGGATTGAAAAGAATAAAAATCCAATTGATCTTATGGCACTTCCTCTAACTCTTGACTGGAATGTTCCAGGGTTAATGTTTACTGACAGTATTGAGGCCGTGACTGGTTATCGCTTAGGTGAATATAAAAACTACAGAAGAGTCTAA
- a CDS encoding AraC family transcriptional regulator, translated as MDHLGQIQRAVDYIEANLSGDLDVETIAKNAGFSRWHFQTVFSAAVGDSLKEYIRSRRLTNAMLELGSDKRILDIALDAGFESQEAFTRAFKTMYDMTPGDCRKQGVHSSYKKKIKITVEYLDHLYGGINMEPVYKTLPEIKVVGFAGNFISVRSPEKNNMVVIPKLWQSYMPRKHEIKYTISPNDLGICFPVSEKSHPEECGYIAGREVTSFEDIPEGMTAFTVPASEYAVFTHKGVLDTIEHTMNYIFGSWLPKSGKKLKMAPDIEMYDQRFKLNHPDSELDIYIPIE; from the coding sequence ATGGATCATTTAGGACAAATTCAGCGAGCGGTCGATTATATCGAAGCGAACCTTAGTGGTGATCTCGATGTCGAAACAATTGCGAAAAACGCCGGATTTTCCAGATGGCATTTCCAGACAGTCTTTAGTGCCGCAGTCGGTGATTCATTAAAAGAATATATTCGTAGTAGAAGACTAACAAATGCCATGCTTGAGCTTGGATCTGATAAACGCATTCTCGACATCGCTCTAGATGCGGGATTTGAGTCTCAAGAAGCTTTTACTCGTGCCTTTAAAACTATGTACGACATGACTCCTGGAGACTGCCGAAAGCAAGGTGTTCATTCTTCTTATAAGAAGAAAATAAAAATCACAGTAGAGTATTTGGATCATTTATATGGAGGAATCAATATGGAACCTGTTTATAAAACGCTACCTGAGATAAAAGTAGTTGGGTTTGCCGGGAATTTTATTTCTGTGCGCTCACCAGAGAAAAACAACATGGTGGTGATTCCGAAGTTATGGCAGAGTTATATGCCGAGAAAACATGAAATTAAATATACGATATCTCCCAATGATTTAGGCATATGCTTTCCTGTTAGTGAGAAATCTCATCCGGAAGAATGTGGTTATATTGCCGGAAGGGAAGTGACATCTTTTGAGGACATTCCAGAAGGGATGACTGCTTTTACAGTTCCTGCATCTGAATATGCAGTTTTTACTCATAAAGGTGTGCTGGATACGATTGAGCACACAATGAATTACATCTTTGGATCTTGGCTTCCAAAATCGGGAAAGAAATTAAAGATGGCCCCTGATATCGAAATGTACGATCAGAGATTTAAACTGAACCACCCGGATTCAGAACTTGATATCTACATTCCAATTGAGTAA